A genomic window from Prunus persica cultivar Lovell chromosome G2, Prunus_persica_NCBIv2, whole genome shotgun sequence includes:
- the LOC109947109 gene encoding TMV resistance protein N-like — protein MPSTPLSFQISISIFLIFQAIYDQLSALIFEYLISEVLVSLSSIYSRSSRFPMALSTQRASAFLPSADQSAPPQWNYDVFLSFRGVDTRNSFLSHLYHELQHRCIKTFMDDPKLERGTTISSELFKAIQESRLAIVVLSPNYASSSWCLDELTNNLQCMKSNDTVLPMFFNVDPSDVRIQSGIFAGAFAEHEKRFREDIEKVKRWRAALTEVANLSGFNSKNE, from the coding sequence ATGCCTTCAACGCCCCTAAGtttccaaatttcaatttcaatctttttgatttttcaagCCATTTATGATCAGTTGAGTGCTTTgatttttgaatatttaattagCGAAGTTCTTGTTTCATTGAGTAGTATTTACAGCAGAAGCAGCAGATTTCCAATGGCGTTGAGCACCCAAAGAGCCTCTGCCTTTCTTCCTTCAGCTGATCAGTCGGCTCCTCCTCAATGGAACTACGATGTGTTTTTAAGTTTCAGGGGTGTAGACACTCGAAATAGCTTTTTATCCCATTTATACCACGAATTACAGCACAGGTGCATCAAAACATTCATGGATGATCCAAAGCTTGAAAGAGGGACAACTATTTCTTCTGAGCTCTTCAAAGCAATCCAAGAATCAAGGCTTGCAATCGTTGTTCTCTCGCCAAActatgcttcttcttcctggTGCTTGGATGAACTTACAAATAATCTCCAATGCATGAAATCCAACGACACAGTTCTGCCTATGTTTTTTAATGTGGATCCCTCCGATGTGCGAATACAAAGTGGCATTTTTGCAGGCGCGTTCGCCGAGCATGAGAAAAGGTTTAGGGAAGATATAGAAAAGGTGAAGCGCTGGAGAGCTGCTTTAACAGAAGTTGCCAATTTATCTGGGTTCAattcaaaaaatgaataa
- the LOC18786232 gene encoding uncharacterized protein LOC18786232 produces MAKVAFKESKTATDSDEVSSDQSMSGLPQEKINHNSIRTLTGSNYKKWREDVEIALGLLDYEMVLNDEALSVPANDASAETKAKYAKWIKANKMAILIMRRSISEEVRGSITEIENAKEFIEAIAENF; encoded by the exons ATGGCTAAAGTTGCCTTCAAGGAAAGCAAAACGGCAACGGATAGTGACGAGGTGAGTAGTGATCAGTCCATGAGTGGCTTGCCACAGGAGAAGA TCAATCATAACTCGATTCGAACTCTCACTGGCTCAAATTATAAGAAATGGAGAGAAGATGTGGAAATTGCTCTTGGACTTCTGGATTATGAAATGGTTCTCAATGATGAAGCTCTATCAGTGCCTGCAAATGATGCATCTGCTGAGACTAAGGCAAAATATGCAAAGTGGATTAAGGCCAATAAAATGGCAATTCTGATCATGAGGAGATCTATTTCAGAAGAAGTCAGAGGCAGTATTACTGAAATTGAGAATGCTAAGGAGTTCATTGAAGCTATTGCAGAAAATTTCTAA
- the LOC109947110 gene encoding ACT domain-containing protein ACR10-like, whose product MSFWMRSFRYIEEIKEPVERECPGAVSCSGILVLSAREGVVRDVVVISKAEKVGEPTVITANCPNKTGLGCDLCRVILLFGRSICR is encoded by the exons ATGAGCTTTTGGATGAGAAGCTTTAGGTACattgaagaaattaaagaaccaGTGGAGAGGGAGTGCCCTGGAGCTGTTTCTTGTTCAGGTATTCTTGTTTTGTCAGCTAGGGAGGGTGTTGTTCGG GATGTTGTGGTAATTAGCAAGGCGGAGAAGGTTGGGGAACCCACTGTGATCACTGCAAATTGCCCTAACAAAACTGGGTTGGGCTGTGATTTGTGCAGAGTTATATTGCTCTTTGGGCGAAGCATTTGCAGATGA
- the LOC18786441 gene encoding protein ECERIFERUM 1, with product MYISYTPSKLHYKETKKNMASVPGILTEWPWKALGSLKYVILAPWIIHSTWLFVANDAKERDVSYFLLLGVVLWRIIHNQIWISLSRYRTAKGNGRILDRGLEFEQVDRENNWDDQILFNALLFYTGSRYLPGAQKLPLWRAHGVLLTIVLHAGPVEFLYYWFHRALHHHYLYSRYHSHHHSSIVTQPITSVIHPFAEHVVYSALFFIPILGTMLTRTLSVVSFTAYITYIDFMNNMGHCNFELIPNWLFSLFPPLKYFMYTPSYHSLHHTQFRTNYSLFMPIYDYIYETIDKSSDTLYKTSLKREEETPDVLHLTHLTTPESIYHLPLGFASLASQPHTSKWYLWLMWPVTLWSMILTWIYGRTFVVERQRFDNLILQTWAIPKYNLQYYLQWQNEAINSLIEEAIIQAEEKGVKVLCLGLLNQGEELNRYGGVYVHRHPHLKIRIVDGSSLAVAITLNTIPKGTTQVLLRGNLTKVAHAVAFALCQKGIQITTLHHDEYLKLTKSLSGMESSLVLAKSYAHKIWLVGDGLSEEEQLRAPKGTLFVPFSQFPPKKLRKDCFYHYTPAMKTPPSLENVHACENWLPRRVMSAWRIAGIVHALEGWKEHECGYNMSNIDKVWQATLQHGFQPLIISTTHTKN from the exons atgtatatatcatATACTCCTTCAAAGCTACActacaaagaaacaaagaagaatatgGCTTCTGTGCCTGGAATTCTTACTGAGTGGCCATGGAAAGCTCTTGGAAGCCTcaag tACGTGATCTTGGCTCCATGGATCATCCACAGCACCTGGTTGTTTGTGGCTAACgatgcaaaagaaagagacGTTTCATACTTCCTCTTGCTTGGAGTGGTGTTGTGGAGGATCATCCACAACCAGATATGGATCTCTCTGTCTCGATATCGAACTGCCAAAGGCAATGGCCGAATCCTTGACAGGGGTCTCGAATTCGAACAGGTCGACAGAGAAAACAATTG GGATGACCAGATATTGTTCAATGCACTCCTATTCTACACAGGCAGCAGGTACCTGCCTGGGGCTCAAAAGCTGCCACTTTGGAGGGCACATGGAGTTCTTTTAACCATTGTGCTTCATGCTGGTCCTGTGGAGTTCCTGTATTATTGGTTTCACAGAGCACTTCACCATCATTACCTTTACTCTCGCTACCATTCTCATCACCATTCCTCAATAGTTACTCAGCCAATTACtt CTGTGATTCATCCATTTGCGGAGCATGTAGTATATTCTGCGCTCTTCTTTATACCAATTTTGGGAACTATGTTGACGAGAACACTGTCTGTGGTATCTTTTACTGCTTATATTACTTACATTGACTTCATGAACAACATGGGGCACTGCAATTTCGAGCTCATTCCAAACTGGCTCTTTTCTCTATTTCCTCCTCttaagtattttatgtataCACCCTC GTACCACTCCTTGCATCACACACAATTCAGAACCAATTACTCACTTTTTATGCCAATTTACGATTACATATATGAAACCATAGACAAATCTTCGGATACTCTCTATAAAACTTCACtcaagagagaggaagaaacgCCAGATGTCCTTCATCTAACCCATCTGACAACACCTGAGTCCATCTATCATCTACCGCTAGGATTTGCTTCCTTGGCCTCCCAGCCCCACACATCAAAATGGTACCTATGGCTGATGTGGCCTGTGACATTGTGGTCTATGATTCTAACTTGGATCTATGGCCGTACATTTGTGGTTGAGAGGCAACGTTTTGATAATCTCATATTACAAACTTGGGCTATACCAAAGTACAATTTGCAA TACTACTTGCAATGGCAAAATGAAGCCATCAACAGTTTGATTGAGGAAGCCATAATTCAAGCAGAGGAAAAGGGTGTCAAAGTTTTATGTCTGGGTCTCTTAAATCAG GGTGAGGAGCTGAATAGATATGGTGGTGTGTACGTTCACAGGCATCCTCATCTCAAAATCAGGATTGTGGATGGAAGTAGCTTAGCTGTGGCCATAACCCTAAACACCATTCCAAAAGGAACCACCCAAGTTCTTCTTAGAGGCAACCTCACAAAGGTTGCTCATGCCGTTGCTTTTGCTTTGTGCCAGAAGGGTATCCag ATAACTACATTACACCACGATGAGTATTTGAAGCTCACCAAATCATTAAGTGGCATGGAAAGTAGCTTGGTTCTTGCAAAAAGTTATGCACATAAG ATTTGGTTAGTGGGAGATGGATTGAGTGAAGAAGAACAATTGAGAGCACCAAAAGGAACATTATTTGTTCCTTTCTCCCAATTCCCACCAAAAAAATTGCGTAAAGACTGCTTCTACCACTACACTCCAGCAATGAAGACACCCCCATCTCTTGAGAATGTTCATGCTTGTGAG AATTGGTTGCCAAGAAGGGTGATGAGTGCATGGCGCATAGCAGGCATAGTGCATGCCTTGGAAGGCTGGAAGGAGCATGAGTGTGGGTACAACATGTCCAATATTGACAAAGTTTGGCAAGCAACTCTCCAACATGGCTTTCAGCCTCTCATTATCTCTACCACTCACACCAAAAATTAG